In one window of Reinekea forsetii DNA:
- a CDS encoding cytochrome b/b6 domain-containing protein: protein MTEITERIYLFKWFERFWHWSQAVLIILMAITGFEIHGSYNLFGFHTAIDIHVYSAWILIVLWVFTIFWHLTTGEYKHYIPTWKGLTQQILYYMQGIFTGAPHPFHASAKAKHNPLQRIAYLLLKVMMIPLIWASGLLYLFYNDWAAWGLVELGLTLEQVAVVHVLAAFLLLLFLIAHLYLITTGATVLQFTKAMITGWEDVPVEHNKQPKL, encoded by the coding sequence ATGACTGAGATAACCGAACGCATCTATCTGTTTAAATGGTTTGAACGCTTTTGGCATTGGTCGCAGGCGGTGTTAATTATCCTCATGGCCATTACCGGTTTTGAAATCCATGGCAGTTACAACCTGTTTGGTTTCCACACCGCGATCGACATCCATGTATATTCCGCCTGGATCCTGATTGTGCTTTGGGTCTTTACCATCTTTTGGCATCTAACCACCGGTGAATACAAACACTATATTCCCACCTGGAAGGGACTCACCCAGCAAATTCTTTATTATATGCAGGGTATCTTTACCGGTGCGCCGCATCCGTTCCATGCCAGTGCCAAGGCCAAGCACAATCCGCTGCAACGCATTGCCTATCTGCTGCTCAAGGTGATGATGATCCCGCTGATCTGGGCCAGTGGCCTGCTCTATCTGTTTTACAATGACTGGGCTGCCTGGGGTCTAGTCGAGCTGGGCTTAACCTTGGAGCAAGTTGCTGTGGTTCATGTCCTAGCGGCCTTTTTGCTGCTGCTATTTTTAATCGCCCACCTGTATCTGATTACCACCGGCGCAACCGTCTTGCAGTTTACCAAGGCCATGATCACCGGCTGGGAAGATGTGCCGGTGGAGCACAACAAGCAACCCAAGCTCTAA
- a CDS encoding tetrathionate reductase family octaheme c-type cytochrome has translation MTLHYSELPARKGRRFCFVGLLFIGLFSAVPVVAAPTADHSQFDALQVPFSDIEQINAACVGCHNVAEDQLHKTLHWQWDIALENGEQYGKLNVINAYHPNIASNSQACGSCHIGFGLAKKITDGIAPAAVDCLACHDTSGEYFYFRFHQDGAECAMCHDDGADAMKQRVKTQGEKYTLSLRAMAQSTGATSTATCGSCHFYDGGADGAKHGDLDSSLFDADFAVDVHMSADGADFTCSSCHQSIDHQLFGSRYQAHSVGDDQGVSALTGARATCVSCHGDRPMQDDKLNDHTDVIACQTCHIPTYARGGIATKTKWDWSTAGDLNRSKRPKVEVNSAGRVSYASQKGHMEYGENLKPVYRWFNGAMVFKAPGAEVNSDGVTLINEIQGSSQDGISKIFPFHQITSILPYDTQSQQLMPMNLAGRSRDAYWNGYNWPKSLKAGAKAAGIEFSGNFDFTESQMSWPLNHTVAPKEQALSCNACHGATSDGLLDEVEGLYIPGRRQHAWLDRYGVLALLVTFLGVAGHGTLRAYFGWRRKQL, from the coding sequence ATGACGTTACACTATTCTGAACTGCCGGCGCGAAAGGGCCGGCGGTTCTGTTTTGTCGGTCTGTTGTTTATTGGCTTGTTTTCGGCTGTCCCTGTTGTGGCAGCACCAACGGCAGATCACAGCCAATTCGACGCCCTTCAAGTCCCCTTTAGCGACATCGAACAGATCAATGCCGCCTGTGTTGGCTGTCATAATGTGGCCGAAGATCAGCTGCATAAGACTCTTCATTGGCAGTGGGACATCGCTCTGGAAAATGGTGAACAATATGGCAAGCTGAATGTCATTAACGCCTACCACCCCAATATCGCGTCCAATAGCCAGGCCTGTGGCAGTTGCCATATTGGCTTTGGCTTGGCCAAAAAAATCACCGATGGCATTGCGCCGGCGGCGGTCGATTGTTTGGCCTGCCACGACACCAGCGGCGAATACTTCTATTTCCGCTTTCATCAAGACGGGGCCGAATGTGCCATGTGCCATGACGACGGGGCCGATGCGATGAAGCAACGGGTCAAGACGCAGGGCGAAAAATACACCCTGTCGCTTAGGGCCATGGCTCAGTCGACTGGCGCCACCTCGACGGCCACCTGCGGCAGTTGTCACTTCTACGATGGCGGCGCCGATGGTGCCAAACATGGCGATCTGGATAGCTCGTTGTTCGACGCGGATTTTGCCGTTGATGTCCATATGAGTGCCGACGGCGCAGACTTCACCTGCAGTTCCTGTCATCAGAGCATTGATCATCAGTTGTTTGGCAGTCGTTATCAGGCGCACAGTGTCGGCGATGACCAGGGCGTCAGTGCGCTCACCGGTGCACGTGCTACCTGCGTGTCGTGCCATGGCGACCGGCCGATGCAGGACGATAAGCTCAACGATCACACCGATGTTATCGCCTGTCAGACCTGCCATATTCCCACCTATGCCCGCGGTGGCATTGCCACCAAAACCAAATGGGATTGGTCCACGGCCGGCGACCTGAACCGCAGTAAGCGGCCCAAGGTTGAGGTCAATAGCGCCGGTCGGGTGAGCTATGCCAGCCAAAAGGGGCATATGGAGTACGGTGAAAACCTAAAGCCGGTCTATCGCTGGTTTAATGGAGCGATGGTCTTTAAAGCGCCCGGCGCCGAGGTGAATAGCGACGGGGTGACGCTGATTAATGAGATCCAGGGGTCGTCGCAGGATGGCATCTCGAAGATCTTTCCATTCCATCAAATCACCTCAATCCTGCCCTACGATACCCAGAGCCAGCAGCTGATGCCGATGAACTTGGCGGGCCGCAGTAGAGATGCCTACTGGAATGGCTACAACTGGCCAAAGTCGCTCAAGGCCGGTGCCAAGGCGGCGGGTATTGAATTCTCTGGCAATTTCGATTTCACCGAAAGCCAAATGTCCTGGCCGCTCAATCACACGGTGGCACCCAAAGAACAGGCCTTAAGCTGTAACGCCTGCCATGGCGCAACATCTGACGGTCTATTGGATGAGGTCGAGGGGCTCTACATTCCGGGTCGGCGGCAACATGCTTGGCTCGATCGTTACGGCGTGTTGGCGCTGCTCGTGACCTTTCTGGGTGTGGCCGGTCACGGCACCCTGAGAGCCTATTTCGGCTGGCGGAGGAAACAGCTATGA
- a CDS encoding cytochrome c3 family protein, giving the protein MTPCRSTYLVALLALSFAALLASDLATAEERKIEIPFYDAWLSSPHADFTSEPFAHWNDDGAVDQRCAACHSTTGHLDFIGADGSAVGSVEKTAPIEEGVACVACHNKVTGQMTAVTFPSGMVVAREEADARCMDCHQGRESGASINAMIAKAGVGDDTVDAALKFLNVHYAAAAASRFGSEAGGGYEYAGEDYLGFYFHDDYATQCNDCHNPHTTKVEPLFCAECHEEVTSIDDFAFIRSSTGDFDADGDSNEGIKQEIEGLHAILYAAMQTYSEKIVNAPLAYDGHAYPYFFADTNGNGQVDEDEAVRANGYQQWTPRLARAAYNYQFAAKDPGGYTHNPQYMLQLLNDSVQNLGEKVPVPATVRPD; this is encoded by the coding sequence CTGCATTACTCGCCAGTGATTTAGCCACCGCCGAAGAGCGTAAGATTGAAATTCCCTTCTACGACGCCTGGTTAAGTTCTCCCCATGCCGATTTTACTTCAGAGCCCTTTGCCCATTGGAACGACGACGGGGCAGTTGATCAACGCTGTGCGGCATGCCACTCCACCACAGGTCACCTAGACTTTATCGGTGCCGACGGCTCAGCTGTGGGCTCGGTCGAAAAGACGGCACCCATTGAAGAGGGCGTTGCCTGCGTTGCTTGCCACAATAAGGTCACCGGCCAGATGACCGCGGTGACCTTTCCGTCCGGTATGGTCGTTGCGCGTGAGGAGGCCGATGCCCGCTGTATGGATTGTCATCAGGGTAGAGAGTCGGGTGCATCCATTAATGCCATGATCGCTAAGGCCGGTGTCGGCGATGATACGGTCGATGCGGCTTTGAAGTTCCTGAATGTGCATTATGCCGCCGCGGCGGCAAGCCGCTTTGGATCTGAGGCCGGGGGCGGTTACGAATACGCCGGTGAGGATTATCTCGGGTTTTATTTTCACGATGACTACGCGACCCAATGCAATGATTGCCACAATCCGCACACGACCAAGGTTGAGCCGCTGTTCTGTGCCGAATGTCATGAAGAGGTAACGTCGATAGATGATTTTGCCTTTATCCGCAGCAGCACAGGCGACTTCGATGCCGACGGCGATAGCAACGAGGGCATCAAGCAGGAAATCGAAGGACTGCATGCCATTCTCTATGCGGCCATGCAAACCTACAGTGAGAAAATAGTGAACGCCCCGCTGGCATACGATGGCCATGCCTACCCATACTTTTTTGCTGATACCAACGGCAATGGCCAGGTCGATGAAGATGAGGCGGTCCGAGCCAATGGCTACCAACAATGGACACCGCGTTTAGCGCGAGCGGCCTATAACTATCAGTTTGCTGCTAAGGATCCGGGCGGCTATACCCACAATCCCCAGTATATGCTGCAGCTATTGAATGACAGCGTGCAGAACCTGGGTGAAAAGGTGCCGGTCCCGGCTACTGTGCGCCCCGATTAA